TTTTAGTAGCATAACCATCACCCATGAAGTTAAGAATAAAGTTATATCCAACAAATGTGAATAAGATATATGTTGTTGTTGCAATTAAAAACTTATCATTCTTAATAAAACTATGTTTTGGCATAAAAACATAGAATGTTGAAAAAATTAATAACAACACATTGCTTTGGTTGGTAAATTTATCAATATTTAAATAAGCTTCACCATTTTTTAATAAGGAATTAATAATCCCATCAACAACTAAAACAAAACCTAATAAGTTAATTCAAAATACGTAGAAAAATAACTTTTGTGATTTTTTAAGTTTATTGTATCAGTCAGTTAAACTAAACTTTTTTGAGCTAGATAAATTCATAACATTCCTATCCTTAAATATATTAAAAGCAAACGTTTATCTTTTATTTGCTTTATTAAAAACATATCAACAACTTCATTTGTTGATATGTTTATTTGATTCATCTAATAAATTAAATTGTTTTTAGTGCTTCTTGTTTTTTAATTACTGATCATGAAATCTTTTTAGCACCATATCATGCTAAAAAGAATGTGATCGGAAAGTAAATAAAGATCATACCAAGTGAGATTGGTCAAGCAACTTTAGGATTGTTTACTACATCTGTTGCAAATCCATAAACTGAATATCCCGCCATTTGTCCATTGATCTTATAAACATAAGGGATGGTTACAGCATACACTAAATAAAGAATTGGATAAATCATTCCAGGTATTAGATAACTATGGAATTTTTTAATTTCTTTTAATGGTTCAAAAAGGTATTTTAAGAATCCGCAAACAATAAATACCAATGGATTAATTAAGTGTAAAACAACACTAGTAATTAGTCTTGGTAGGGTGTTGATTGGATTGGTAAATCCTCTACCTGTGAAGTTAAGAATAAAGTTATATCCAAAGAAGGTAAAGAAGATATAAACAATTGTTGATATTAAAAACTTATCGTTTTTAAGAACGCTGTTTTTTGGAAAGAAAACAAAGAAGATTGAAAAAACAAGCAATAAGATATTACTTTGGTTGGTAAATTTATCAGCCTCAGTAAATCCATTCTTAAAACTATATTGTTTTAATGCTTCAATACCATCCCCATCTTTACCAATAACATTGATAGTTAAACTATCAATGAAACTATAAACAACAAACCCGAAAGCAATTACGTTCATCAAGAACACAAAAAAGAACATTTTTTGAGCTCTTGAAAGATTTTTGTATCAATTTTTGATACAAAAATGTTTTTTATTAGATAAATCCATATTTATAAACCCGATCTATTTATTAAACAACCTATCTTTAGTCCCTTTTCTTACTAAAGCTAGTGCCTAATGAGTTGTATACTCTAACATCATTAACAACAAATCTGTTGTTATCAGATAGTTGTTTGATGGCTTCGTTTTGAACTGTAGCATTATTAGCTGACATTGCAATTACAGTTAATAATTCAGAAGTAGTTAGACCAAGTGATTGTTCTGGTTTATTTAATCAGCCTTCACCACCCAGTTTATTAACATCATCGTAATTAATTTGTTTTACGTATGTTGCAATTCTTCTTAAACTATTCTTAACGAATAAAGTATTGTTTAGTTTGTATTCGTTTTCTTTTTGAGTTCCAATGTATCCAGTGAATTTTTTAAATGCACTTTCTGGAATTTTATTAATCATCTTAGTGATTTCTTCAACTTTTGAAGTGTATGATAATGATTTTTTATTATCGTCTAGTTTGAAGTAATCGTTGTTAGAAACTCTTGTTGTTTCTGTGATTTCACGAGCTAGATTATCTAATTCACGTTCAGATTGAAGTTCATTTACATAAGCAATTAGACTGTCTTTACTACCATAACCATAGAACACACCTTGATCGCCAGAAGTATTGTAGTTAGTAAATAAAGCGTTCTTAGTTTCTTCGTTAATTGGAGCGTTTGAGTTTTTGAACACTAAACCAGCAAAACCAAATTGTGGAGTTTTCGGAGTTTGTTTATTATCTTCTTCTGAAGTTGAAACTTTGTAAGTTAATGAACTGTTATTTCAGTAATTAGCTTCGTCAATTTTCTTAGAATCTTCTTGATTTCAATTCTTCCAGTTAGAAGTTTTACTTCCTAAAATACCATCAGGGTTTTTATCAAATGTAATTAATGGATTTGTTTGTTTGGTAGGATCTAATGGTAATGTTCAAGTTGCAAAACCAACTTCACCTTTTTTGATGTTGCTCTTAGCAATTTCTTTAAAGTTAGCTAAGTTGTTGTCTAATAATCATCTGAATGTGTATAAGAATTTATAGTAATTAAATGTTAAGTCAGATGAAGAATTGTTATCTAAGTCTTGAGCGTCTCAAACTTTATCAATAAT
The Mycoplasma sp. E35C DNA segment above includes these coding regions:
- a CDS encoding DUF1600 domain-containing protein translates to MDLSNKKHFCIKNWYKNLSRAQKMFFFVFLMNVIAFGFVVYSFIDSLTINVIGKDGDGIEALKQYSFKNGFTEADKFTNQSNILLLVFSIFFVFFPKNSVLKNDKFLISTIVYIFFTFFGYNFILNFTGRGFTNPINTLPRLITSVVLHLINPLVFIVCGFLKYLFEPLKEIKKFHSYLIPGMIYPILYLVYAVTIPYVYKINGQMAGYSVYGFATDVVNNPKVAWPISLGMIFIYFPITFFLAWYGAKKISWSVIKKQEALKTI